In Macaca nemestrina isolate mMacNem1 chromosome 10, mMacNem.hap1, whole genome shotgun sequence, the genomic window CAGTGAACATAGCTGGGGGAATTTTAAGGGCATGCATTAATTAGAGTTTATAATAGGCAGGGTGTGCTCTGGCCTAGCGGGCTCTGACCTCCTTCCTGTTCACCTTTGCCTTTGTCCAGGGAGAGTCCTGGCCCATGCCGACATCCCAGAGCTGGGCAGTGTGCACTTCGACGAAGACGAGTTCTGGACTGAGGGGACCTACCGCGGGGTGAACCTGCGCATCATTGCAGCCCATGAAGTGGGCCATGCCCTGGGGCTGGGGCACTCCCGATATTCCCAGGCCCTCATGGCCCCAGTCTACCAGGGCTACCAGCCCCACTTCAAGCTACACCCAGATGATGTGGCAGGCATCCAGGCTCTCTATGGTCAGTCCCTTCCCCTAGTGAGGGGCAGGGTCAGTCTGACTCCCATGTCAAGGCTTGAAGAGACAGGTCTAGCCTCCATATAGGGATATAGCTtagtgtctttcttttcttccagccCAGTTACTCAGTCTTCTTCATTTTCAGGAACAGTTTCTCTCTGACTTTTCTATGTCTAATCTACCTTCCAGGCCTCTCTCTCCTTACACCCATGCTTGGGGATggagaatgcacattcttcttcttcttcttctttttttttttgagatggtgcctcactctgtcacccaggctggaaagcaatggcacaatcttggctcactgcaacctctgcctcccgggttcaagcgattctcctgcctcagcctcccaagtagctgggattacaggtgcacgccaccatgcccagctaattttttttgtattttagtagagacggggtttcaccatgttgcccaggatggtcttgaattcctgagctcaggcagtccacccgcctcagccttccaaagtgctaggattacaggtgtgagccaccacacccggcaagaATGCACATTCTAACAatcctccttctccctttctgGTGCTTCTCAAACCTACAATGTGTCTTCCACTGATACCAACATAATATTGCCTACCACGAATGACAATGCTCTAGGATTCCCTTCTCCCCTCTGTATGGGGCCTCTGGACAAAACTTACAGGAGACTGGTGCGGAGGACAGGTGCTGTGAGTTCTCTCCCTAAGCAGCATGACTTTACCTTGTAGGCAAGAAGAGTCCAGTGATAAaggatgaggaagaagaagagacagaGCTGCCCACTGTGTCCCCAGTGCCCACAGAACCCAGTCCCATGCCAGACCCCTGCAGTGGTGAACTGGATGCCATGATGCTGGGTGAGGTCCTTCCCCTCCAGGCTGTTGGCAGGCAGTGGGGGCAGCCTGCTGATCCTGAGGCCTGGACATATGGGAGTGACATGGGACTTCAGCATGAGCAATGGAGGTTAGATCCCAGGCATTAATGACCATGGAAGGAGACATGTGACATGGGGAGGGAGAGTTCAGAGCCAAATTAAAGGTGGCTTAGGCAGGCACTTACCAAGGTTGCCACCCTCTAGGGCCACTAGAACACATCTGGAAATGCAGCAAGATGGAGAAAACTACATTAACCAGATTGCCTGTTAGAGAGGGTGTTGCACCTGGTTGGAAGGACAACTAGGAAGCCACTtggaggggaggctgaggttccTAAGGAGGAATAGCTATCTGCAggacttttgttttgttgagtAGACCAAAGCTGAAATGCTCTGAGCAACAAAGCGTTCTGatcctctttctctgcctttaATTTTCTCCTTGAATCAAAGTTGAATGACTATTTGAAGAATCAGCCTGCAGGGGGAGGGCAAATTGTTAGTCAGCCTGAGATACCCCCAATTTTCTGTCTACTTGACCTCTGTCTTTTTGACTTGTTGACACACCATTACTCTAAGGGCCCCGTGGGACGACCTATGCTTTCAAGGGGGACTACGTGTGGACTGTATCAGATTCAGGACCAGGCCCCTTGTTCCGAGTGCCTGCCCTTTGGGAGGGGCTCCCCGGAAACCTGGATGCTGCTGTCTATTCGCCTCGAACACAATGGATTCACTTCTTTAAGGGTAAGGGGGCTAGTTTACAGTATCTTACTTGAGGAGGACCTAATCTTAAACTATAAAAGGGAGGGAAATGAGAAGTTTCTGAATGGGTGGACCGGAGGAGACCAAAAGCTATCACCTGAGGACAGAGGTGACTTGTTCTCTCCTCACATGCTCTCAGGAGACAAGGTGTGGCGCTACGTTAATTTCAAGATGTCTCCTGGCTTCCCCAAGAAGCTGAATAGGGTAGAACCTAACCTGGATGCAGCTTTCTATTGGCCTCTCAACCAAAAGGTGTTCCTCTTTAAGGTATAAAGTTCAAAGCAAGGGCAAATCCCTTCTTAGGAGGGGTGGGCTACCTTATACTGAGAATCGAAGCTTGTGCTTGAAGGGAGATGTTCTGCAGCTGCACTGGGCTGGGGGTAGACCTCTGGGGGTCCTAagctttctcctcttcctctccccacccaTCCCATATCCAGGGCTCCGGGTACTGGCAGTGGGACGAGCTGGCCCGAACTGACTTCAGCAGCTACCCCAAACCAATCAAGGGTTTGTTTACGGGAGTGCCAAACCAGCCTTCAGCTGCTACGAGTTGGCAAGATGGCCGAGTCTTCTTCTTCAAAGGCAAAGTCTACTGGCGCCTCAACCAGCAGCTTCGAGTAGAGAAAGGCTATCCCAGAAATATTGCCCACAACTGGATGCACTGTCGTCCCCAGACTGTAGACACTACCCCATCAGGTGGGGATACCACTCCTTCAGGTATGGGCACAACCTTGGATACCACTCTCTCAGCCACAGATACCACATTTGAATACTGACTGCTCACCCACAGACACAATCTTGGACATTACGCCCTCAGGCTCTACCACCCACCCTTTCATTCCCTCCCAGAGGCCTAATACCTGAATGAAATACCTGTCTGCTCAGTTGAACCTTGCAGGTGCTGTAGCAGGGGCATGACTGTAGAACTCAGGCCTCTAACAGTTCCAGCTCCAGCCACCACTCTCCTGTGCTCTTTCAATCCTGAGAAGTGCTCCCCTAACTCAGATTTGGCCCCCAACTCCATTTCCTGTCTGTCTTAGACAGCCCTTCCAACTGCGTCATCTCTTTTCTGGAGGTCAATGGTGGAGGCAGATGCCTGGGTCCTGTTCTTCTTACATAAAATGCAAGAAAACAGCATGGCCACTAAACTGAGCAAGGGCGTTGGAATCCTTGAGAATCACATTTATGTGCTTATGGTTATGGGCAAGCTAATTAACCTTGTTGAACCTCAGATTCCCCATTTGCAACATTAGGTTAAGACCAGTCCTGCAGGGTTGTTGCACTAAATGAAATACTGTATgtgaagtgcctggcacagtgtctGGTACATTTGTGTTTAATAAAGGCTAACTATGTTCATAAGAGAGGACTGAATAGCTCTTCCTCTAGCTGTCTGGTTGTATAACTCTTACAGTAGTCTGTATGATACAGGTACCTCCATTAGATCTTTAGGGGACAGAGGATTTGTCAAGATGGTTAGCTCTTTGTTTTGGggtgcagagaaagaaaagagcaccAACAGCAGAGGCTGGACTCCTGGTTCAGTATGTAATGCCATTTTATTCACATGCTCCCatgttctccctccctcccattgTAGCCTTGCTGCCCAGGGGAGGGATATGTCTTCCTTTATGCATCTGGGAAACCAGGAACAGACCTGGGGCAGGAGAGTCAGAGGGGGAAGAGTTAGAGTGGGTTAGTGTCTGGAACAAAGTTCTGGTTAAGGAGGAAATTAGTGCCACCCACAGTGAGAAGCAGAGAAAGCACTTGTCTCCTATGCAGCCCTGAAGACCAGGCTCCTTTGGGCAAAAGGCAAGACTCTGGCAGGTGGGCCAATGCTCTCTCCTTGGAGCAAGAAGCCAGCTTTTGGGGAAGGCAGGTCCTGAGGCAGGCACTGCCCTGTGGTCTTCCCCAGGTTGAGGAGAAAAGTGGAAGCACCATGGAAGATAGTGCTCCTagctgaggtaggaggtgggGGTTTAAGCCTATGGGGCCCAGGGGGAAGGTCAAAGAAACCCAACTACCCCCTAATGAAGTGCCTGGAGGTGGGGGTATCTTGGAGCTCCTCAGAGCCCTTCTTCCCATCAAAAAGCTATCAAATGCCTTAGAAGCTCCCTGAtcctacaaaacaaaaaccgcTTGTTTCTACCACTGTGAGGCATGCTGAGGTGGATATTTAAAAGGCTATTTCaagaccaggtatggtggctataatcctagcactttgggaggctgaagcaggaggatcacttgagcccaggagttcaagaccagcttgggcaacatagggagaccctgtctctgcaaaaaaaataaaaacaaatgaataaaaattagctgtgtgtggcgcctgtggtcccagccacttgggagactgaatgAGAGGCTTGCTTGGGCCAGGGAAGTCAAGGTTgtcatgagctatgatcacgccacggcactggacagaacaagaccttgtctcaaaaaaaaaaagactatatggATAAGGCTTGGAGGGAATTCGGTAGTCAGTTTCTTCGGGGACCAGGGTACCTCTATTATTGGTCGGAGGTAAATATTCATACTTCccttcttcccccttccccataAGACTCTTCTCTGTTCTTGGAACATATTCCTACAAGGCTGGTCTGGGTTGAGGCACAGATCCTATCCCCAAGTCCAAGAGGTGGGGAAGTTTATGTGCAGGTCCTGTGGCTCAAACCCTGTCCACCTAGTGCTCCCAGGCCCTCACAGGGGTGAGGACAAAAGTGGAAGCCCAGGCTCAGGTCTGGTTAGAACCAGAGATTCAGGTAAGGGGTACAGTGGAACCACAGTCAGAATCCAGGTCCAGGACGGCGTAGGGGGCTGTGGCCTGGGGTCCTGGTCCCAGTTGGCACTCTTGAAGACTCTGGAAATAACGCTGGGGGGACACAgggcagagaggaaggaggggccTGGGTCAGAGTGCCCCTCCCACCCTGACCATCCCCATATGCCCTCTGCTCCATCTGCCCAGGGTGTCCCCAAGCCCCCCACTCACTGGAGTGAGACTGTCAGCAGGGCTCCAGGTATTGGCAGGGAGCTGGTGCCGATAGCTGCCCTCACAAAGCCCCACCCCAGAGGGG contains:
- the LOC105474176 gene encoding matrix metalloproteinase-19; the protein is MNWQQLWLGFLLPMTVSGRVLGLAEEMAVEYLSQYGYLQKPLEGSNNFKPEDISEALRAFQEASELPVSGQLDDATRARMKQPRCGLEDPFNQKTLKYLLLGRWRKKHLTFRILNLPSTLPSHTARAALRQAFQDWSNVAPLTFREVQAGGADIRLSFHGRQSLYCSNSFDGPGRVLAHADIPELGSVHFDEDEFWTEGTYRGVNLRIIAAHEVGHALGLGHSRYSQALMAPVYQGYQPHFKLHPDDVAGIQALYGKKSPVIKDEEEEETELPTVSPVPTEPSPMPDPCSGELDAMMLGPRGTTYAFKGDYVWTVSDSGPGPLFRVPALWEGLPGNLDAAVYSPRTQWIHFFKGDKVWRYVNFKMSPGFPKKLNRVEPNLDAAFYWPLNQKVFLFKGSGYWQWDELARTDFSSYPKPIKGLFTGVPNQPSAATSWQDGRVFFFKGKVYWRLNQQLRVEKGYPRNIAHNWMHCRPQTVDTTPSGGDTTPSGMGTTLDTTLSATDTTFEY